The Zingiber officinale cultivar Zhangliang chromosome 2A, Zo_v1.1, whole genome shotgun sequence genomic sequence CGTAGGAGGAACTTCAACTATATCCTCAACATCTTCGATTCACTTATCTGAGTCGAAAAGACTTTCAAAGGTAGTCGACGGCATACTCACAATAGGATCACTTTCAAATAATTCATCATCTTCAAGCCATTTAGTAGTTACGGGGAGAACTGGACCTTCTTTCTCAGTTATCCATTCATCATCCGAATTAATTTCATCAACTACAATGGGATCAATCTTATCTCTCCTCCTAATGCTTCTCTCCCTAAGCTTGAAGTTATATTTCACAAACACCAACGCATTCAACTTTGCAAGTTCAAGCCTATTTCTCTTTTTTGTATGAATCTAAtattacaaagaagaaaacatatatataaaaattaaaaataaacaatgatatgaaaattataaaacaattaaaattcaagTAGAGTTAGAAACTTAGAATACTCACCGATTCAAAAgtgctccaatttctttcacatcccGAAGCACTATAAGTGAGACCAAGCACTCGAATTGCAAATATAGTAAGCTCGGGTGTCTTACTTCCAAAACGTTCCCACCATGAGACTAATAAgtaataacattaaaaaaaattacaagaatgtatataattttaaaatatgaatgctagtataattttacaagaacgtttacaagaagaaaattttACCCGGGGTTCGCAACATTCTTGTTCATTTTGCTATTGGAGTTCCAAATTCTCCTTCAGCTTTATTATACAAGTCCAATTGGATGTCTGCTTTAAGACGATCATCAGAAGACAACATCCTATCCATGCAAGTATACAATCCATCTCTAACTTCATCACAATCAGAAAATCTTTCTTCATAACGCAATTGCGGGTTCAAATAGTACCCAGCCGCGTGTAGAGGATGATGAAGTTGTGGAGTccatcatgaatcaatttttttccaaatgagcttgtaTTTTCTATCAACTCCCTcacaattaaattttattgtcTCTTTTACCTTATCCATAAGTTCATAAATATATCCCATGACCGATCTCTCCTCCGAATCAACTTCCCTTAACACACTTACAAGAGGAACAACACTCTTAACACAAAATGCAACATGTGGCCAAAAGTTGGGATCATTAATAACAATTCTCTTCACGACCTTCCCCTGAGTTGTTTGAGATAGTGGTGAACTAACCCAATCTTCGGAAGCAAACATTTGTTCAAGTGGCCTTTTAACCTTATACATACTCTGAAGAGTGAGAAATGAAGTAGCAAAGCGAGTAACAGCAGGACGGAGAATTTTTTTACCGTTTGTATACTTTCTCATCAAAGAAAGTATAGTCCCATGACCATAAAGGAACTTCACAACCATCTTAGCTTGCTCAATTGTGTTAGAAAAAATCTTCAACTTTGCAATATCCTCCAACAGTAGATCAATGCAATGCGCCGCATAAGGTGTCCACCAAATTCTATGTCTAGTCTCCATAATTTTTTTCCCCGCCTTAATGCAATTCGAAGCATTATCTGtgacaatttgaattacattttCCTCTCCCACCTCATCAACAACATCATCAAGATATTTAAAGATCAATTTCCTATTTTTAATAGAAGCTGATGCATCAAtagatttcaaaaagaaagtgtCGGCGGGActatttaccaaaaaattaatcaaacttctattctttCCATCTGTCCAACCATCGGACATAATAGTGCATTCATATTTTTTCCATGCTTTTTTATGCTCCTCATATATTAGGTTGATACCATCAACCTCAGCTTTAAGTATCCAAGTTCTTAACTCATGCATTGAAGGAGGCTTGAACCCTCTTCCATATTCCGCAATGCCCTCAACCATAGGCAACCAATAAGGATCATTCACAACATTAAACGGAAGTGCGGCAGAGTATATAAAACGACCAACTCTACGCTTCACATCAACCAGTAAATTTTTTTTGTATGTCGAATTTAGAGTTGTTTATTGAGGTTCAGAACTAACAAATCCATGAAGGGTACCTTTACCTTTTGATTCACCACTACCAGAACATCCAATTGAATTTCCTCCTACACTTCCAACTTTTGATGATTGCGTACTCATACTCTGGAGACCTTCACCAATCTCTCGTAACAATTCAGTTTGTTTGCTTTTAGATGTTCTAATTTTGTCAAGTGATTCTCTAATTTCTTTCTTAATATCATCCGGAACACTAACATAAGGTGCAACccctttatgagtttgagctaaaTGTTCTTTCAAATGAGTAATCCCTCCATTCGATATATGATGACAAAATTTGCACCGAACAAATTTTTCCCCTTCATTTTGATAACAATATTTCCAACCAAtatcttttttatctttttttgacAAATTCGTAGACATTGCAAATTCTAACCAGACAATTAAAAtcctagaaaaaaaaaagaaaaaaatcagaacaaataattaattaattagaaaaaaatGGGAATCAAGGCATCTAGaagatcgatcattggatcgatccaagGAATTGGATCGATCCTGTGATCGATCGAGATCCTTTTTGTTCGAACAGAAAGGGtctggatcgatcattggatcgatccagggcgtCTAGATCGATCCAAATACCCGACTCGCGAAATCTTTGCTCCtttgagaaaaaaagaaaaagaaaaaacgaaGAAACGAAGAAAACGAAAGGAAGGAGAAAAGCTTAACTCCAATCGCTGTCCCTCGCCGCTCGCCTTGTTGCCCGCCGATCACACCGCCGCTAGGTCTCTGCTCGCCGCTCGCCTCTTGCAAGTTGTCGCTCGCCAATCGCCGCCTGTCGCCTCTGCCCTACCTCGACGGTCACGATTCAACGCCTTTGCCCTACCTATTGTGTAAGCAATTTACAATTCTAGCGCCCGCTATGGGCCGCTAAGTCATGATAGCGCACGCTATGTGCGCTATCTACGCTTTTGTCTCAAATAGCATGGGTTATTCGGGACAATCGCTAATCAGCGAACGCTGTAGAGCGTTCGCTAATTGTAGCGCGCTATTCGCCGCTATTGAAAACCCTGGGTAATACCCAACAACTTTCTTTGGACTTAGTTTGTGAACTAATACAAACATACAAATTATTACGTTAATAATACAATTTAGTTTGCTAAAGTACGACATGAATCAACATTATGTATAGGTCTGGCCAATCATTGGTTCCCACTTGTCAAACATCCCAAAAATAAAACTCA encodes the following:
- the LOC122041858 gene encoding uncharacterized protein LOC122041858, translated to MVEGIAEYGRGFKPPSMHELRTWILKAEVDGINLIYEEHKKAWKKYECTIMSDGWTDGKNRSLINFLVNSPADTFFLKSIDASASIKNRKLIFKYLDDVVDEVGEENVIQIVTDNASNCIKAGKKIMETRHRIWWTPYAAHCIDLLLEDIAKLKIFSNTIEQAKMVVKFLYGHGTILSLMRKYTNGKKILRPAVTRFATSFLTLQSMYKVKRPLEQMFASEDWVSSPLSQTTQGKVVKRIVINDPNFWPHVAFCVKSVVPLVSVLREVDSEERSVMGYIYELMDKVKETIKFNCEGVDRKYKLIWKKIDS